In the Shewanella sp. OMA3-2 genome, one interval contains:
- a CDS encoding GNAT family N-acetyltransferase, with product MIVETERLVLRPFTANDVHSLFLLNSLPDILTYIPMDPFTEESQAADIFENVIKADYQQHGFGRWAVHHKVDNRVIGFCGPKYLPEFDKVELGYRYFPEYWGKGIGYEAAQAALNTFKPLHGIELAIALILHGNVGSEAVARKVGMSVFEQSEYCGHKVHVYQCDL from the coding sequence ATTATTGTTGAAACTGAACGGCTAGTTTTACGCCCTTTTACCGCTAACGATGTGCATAGTCTTTTTTTATTAAACAGTCTCCCCGACATTCTCACTTATATTCCTATGGACCCTTTCACAGAGGAGTCGCAGGCGGCAGATATTTTCGAAAATGTCATTAAAGCCGATTATCAGCAACATGGTTTTGGTCGCTGGGCCGTGCATCATAAAGTTGATAATAGAGTCATCGGTTTTTGCGGTCCTAAATATCTACCTGAGTTTGACAAGGTTGAGCTAGGTTATCGATATTTTCCTGAATACTGGGGTAAAGGAATTGGTTATGAGGCGGCACAGGCAGCACTTAATACCTTTAAGCCATTACATGGAATTGAACTGGCTATAGCATTAATTTTGCACGGGAATGTGGGCTCAGAAGCGGTAGCTAGAAAAGTGGGAATGTCTGTCTTTGAGCAGAGTGAGTATTGTGGTCACAAGGTACATGTATATCAGTGCGATTTATAA
- the fur gene encoding ferric iron uptake transcriptional regulator, producing the protein MTDGNQALKKAGLKITLPRVKILELMQNPENQHISAEDLYKRLLEVGEEIGLATVYRVLNQFDDAGILNRHHFESGKAVFEMSTQQHHDHLVCLTCDKVIEFSDDVIERRQDEIAMRHNIKLTHHSLYLYGHCTNDTCDHADE; encoded by the coding sequence ATGACAGATGGAAATCAAGCGCTTAAAAAAGCCGGTTTAAAAATTACCCTGCCAAGAGTTAAAATTCTAGAGCTAATGCAAAACCCTGAAAATCAACACATCAGTGCTGAAGACTTGTACAAGAGATTACTCGAAGTTGGTGAGGAAATTGGCTTAGCAACTGTGTACCGCGTACTTAACCAATTTGATGATGCTGGTATTTTAAACCGTCACCACTTTGAATCAGGTAAAGCGGTTTTTGAAATGTCAACTCAACAACATCACGACCACTTAGTCTGTTTAACTTGTGACAAAGTGATTGAGTTTTCTGATGATGTGATTGAACGTCGCCAAGATGAAATTGCTATGCGTCATAATATTAAACTGACCCACCATAGCTTGTATCTTTATGGTCATTGCACCAATGATACTTGTGACCACGCTGACGAATAA
- a CDS encoding NAD-dependent deacylase, which translates to MYRNIVVLTGAGISAESGIGTFRDQDGLWEQHHIEDVATPEGYAKDIELVERFYNSRWTQLHSGEVSENLAHIALAKLEAKFEGNLLVITQNVDDLHERAGSRRLLHMHGELSKGRCPKSLQTFILREPFGPENCCTCCIPAMRLRPHIVWFGEMPFGMDRIHDALDHCDLFIAIGTSGTVYPAAGFVDSANHHGAQTVEVNLAGPDRHSQFQYHFTGKAGDIVPLLVDCILQGKIIGSELTQS; encoded by the coding sequence ATGTACCGGAATATTGTCGTGTTAACCGGCGCAGGCATTTCTGCAGAATCAGGTATTGGTACTTTTCGTGATCAAGATGGGCTATGGGAACAGCATCACATTGAAGATGTTGCGACACCAGAAGGCTATGCTAAAGATATTGAATTAGTTGAGCGATTCTATAATAGCCGTTGGACCCAATTGCATTCAGGTGAAGTAAGTGAAAACTTGGCCCATATAGCCTTGGCAAAGTTAGAAGCCAAATTTGAGGGTAATCTACTGGTTATTACCCAAAATGTAGATGACTTACATGAACGCGCGGGTTCTAGACGTTTATTGCATATGCATGGGGAATTATCTAAAGGTCGATGCCCTAAATCACTTCAAACATTTATTCTGCGTGAGCCTTTTGGCCCAGAAAACTGTTGTACTTGTTGTATTCCTGCCATGCGATTAAGGCCACATATTGTCTGGTTTGGTGAAATGCCTTTTGGAATGGACAGAATACATGATGCCCTTGATCACTGTGACCTATTTATTGCTATTGGCACTTCCGGTACAGTTTATCCAGCAGCAGGTTTTGTCGACAGTGCTAATCATCACGGAGCGCAAACGGTTGAAGTTAATCTTGCTGGCCCTGATAGACATAGTCAATTTCAATACCACTTTACCGGTAAAGCAGGCGACATAGTGCCTCTGTTAGTTGACTGCATTTTACAAGGTAAAATAATTGGCAGTGAGTTGACACAATCATGA